In Aptenodytes patagonicus chromosome 21, bAptPat1.pri.cur, whole genome shotgun sequence, the genomic stretch GACGGGTGTCTAGGCCTGGAGTACCATTGCTGGCTCTGCAACTCCATGATTTAGGTGTTCTACACATTTCCCCTTTACTTTCTTGCCAATCAAACTGCTTCGGCAGCTTCGGTCCTTATTGCTGGGTACTCAGGGAGTTTAATAACACGTGCCGCTTTCAGGAATGTTTTGTGTGAGCTAAGGCAGATGCAGTTGGTACAAGCTGACACGGACCACGTCTCTGGGCTCAAAATGATCCATTACTGTACTTTAAGTGCAGTGTAGAGACCAGATACCCCCAAAAATTACAATTCTGCCTTCAACAAGACCAGAGAAAAATGCAGTAATAAAATCAAGGCTTTCTTGTTTGAGGTACAAGACTGAAATACTGCATTATTTAATGAGAAGATTAGAGATCTCAAGTACCCCaaatcaggaagagaaaaaacgAGTGTCTGTTTATAACTGCCCCTTTTTGAAAGAACACAGTCAGACAGGATTCTCCCAGATCAATGCCTGTTAGTATAGCAGACTGCTATcaccagaaataaaaaggaacagtACTAACCCATCCAGGAAGCTGGACGCTTTATGGGGATAGAAGAACCAAGAAATGCAGGCCATCTGCACCACAGACTAGCAGATTTAAGCTGCATTTCCCACAATACTGTGAAACATGTGCTCTTTAACTGGCCTTTAGGATTTCACTTAACGGCAAACCACTCTACAATGAACAGGAACAAGTTCTCTTTAGCTGTGAGCCAGAAGCTTCTCGTGAAGAAGTGTCACATGAAGCCCTGAGCTGGTGGATTAGATAGTTTAATGACAGCTGGCGCTTTCACCCCTAAAGCATTTAAGGCCAGATATACCTGGAGTGTATATACATGTTTCAGTACTTCAGACACATACCAAGTAGTACTTCTTGCTCTTAGGTGTGTACTCTGGATCCCACTCCTCATCTCTGCTTCGCTTCTGGAAGTCGTTGTTGCCACCGCTGTTGCTGTTATTGTTGCCTGAAAAGTTGCCTCTGCCCCAtcctctccctcttgctctgaactgctgcaacagcaaaacatggaagaaaagtaaaatggtTGCGGTGGCAGTGCCCTCCCACCCCCAGACAGCTTCCAGGGCTACCAAGAGATACAACATCACTTCTCTAACCATCCAAGAACACCTTTAACCTACCATGAAAATAAGAGTACATTTTAGGGTTTTCTAGCTCATCTGATCACACAGTGCATCACAGTTTCTATAAAGCTGTTTAAGATCATGTAGAGGCATTTCCAGAGCATCCAAGAGAAAGCATCTGATAGATACAATATGCACTGCACGTAAGACGTCTACGTAGCTAAGGCATAAGAATTGCAAACAATAAGCGTGGTTATGACCAGATGAGTCACTTTGGTAGCCTAACCCAAACTGACTGATGCACATCATGCTGCCCATCAGGGTTGCTCAGCAATTACTAATGCACAAAAGCTTCCAGGCTTGATTCTGCTCCATACATCTTGAGCTCAACTGCCCAGACTACATCCTTAGCACCCTCTGCTTTGTGCTCCAGACCTGGAGCGATCATATTCTGGCTCATCATCCACAACCAGACAATGTCTTTGTGGTTCCTCCTTTATGGTTTGCTTTAATTGTGAAAGAGCAATACACAACGGCCGCTTTTTGACTGCTTTGGGAATTGATACTTGGGGCAGGGGGTTGGAGAACACTTACAAAGGTCCCTCTAGCTCTTCCTCTCTCATTTGGACCAGTGAATTCTTTAGTCCCAAGTCGGGACTTGTCAAAGCCTGTGgtgctttcctccctctcctcagtCTCCTCAGGATACTCCTCCGCTTTGACTGAATGAGAGGACCGCGAAGATGACGAACTGGACCTGGATCTCTCACGTACCCTTCGGTGTTTCCTGTTTCAGTGATAGGAAACGGAGGTGAGGGGGACACCAACAAGGTTAATAACTCAGTCGTGACTTGTTTGCTACAGAACCATTTCTTTATCACTCCCCTATCAATGCAACGCTCTCCTTTTCCTACTACGAAAAGGAAAAGCCATAGTAAGAGCTCAGGATCAGCTACAACATGCAGCTCTAACACAGGTCCCAAGTCTTCTCCAGAAAGAACTTGTTGCTTCTTTCTAAGGTGTTTGTACCATCTACTATGAAATAAGCATGCATCTACAGAGTTCTAGTAAAACAGGAAATTAATCTAATAGAAAAGGATTAAATTAACATTAAAGCGAAGTCATTTAAACATGGCTGTTCTCTACAACACAACgggaacaggaaggaaaagtGACTCACCCATTCTGACACACGGAGCCTTCTCATTTACCCTTAACAATTACTTAGTGTTTCAGATAGATATAACGATATCAAGAAGACATGCAGAGGAATAATTCACGCCACTGGAGGAGTTTGTGTCAAAAGGTGTACAACTGTATGTACACGATGTCATCTCCAACCTTAATAGCAGAAGTatgaaaggcagaaggaaatgtcTATTAGGTTTTCTACATACTTTTTCTTTGAGCCTTTGTGACTTTTCTCCGTTTTCTCAGTTGATCTTTCCCTTGAGTGACTTGAATCTCTTGAGTCCACCGATTCTCTGGATTTATCGCGTTTAAGATCTCTTTCCTTATGTTTTTTACGGCGTTCAATATCAAGGCGCAGGTCAACAGGGTCGTCCTTATATTTCCCTTCAGCCTACAAACGCAGGGAAGAGGGCAGAGTTTAATACAAAGGTTTACAGTGCACTAGTTCAGCACCATTACTTTGCTATTGACTGCACAGACTTCTGGAGAACAGGAGTTTATCTGAATACTAATCAATAATCCATTTTAAGATGTAAAATAATGCactgttaaaataagtttttatttgTCAGACTTCAATTTTCCTACTGCTTTTTAAGATCActgctttttaacttttattcTCCTCTTTTAAACAGCATTAGAATAGCCTGGTAAtaggggagggagaaacacagaagCTGACGCTTAttgtacaccacagccagtgagAGATGAGAACAACTTGGAAATCCAGTCCAACTGATTATGTATCAGAACTACAGCATGTCAAAAATGTCTAACAGCCCGTGGACGTTTGTCACTGAACAGCAGCATGCTTGCTATCCTGCTGACAGACATCATCTAGCAGCCTGGAAGGAATTTTAATCACCAGGTCTGGAAACAGTACTTTGGCAGAAGCAAAAGCTGTTCGCTGCTTGGAGATACCCAAGATAGCGATTACTGATCAAAGTGGTAAGAGATGGAGGCCACTGAAATGCAGCAATGAAGTGCATCTGGGAGAATGCCAACATCCCACTGATATGTATCCACTAATATGTCTGTCAAGAAGATTTACTCTGTGGCAGACGTCACCTATAGCACTCCTTCCCCCTCGACTGGAAGGCACCATGTGAAAGATGCCAAGAAGTCACCGCAGACCTCTTGTATGCGTTTCTCCACATAATCCTAGCAAGTCTACTAATGCAAGCTACCCCTGGTGTTTCACAAAGCAAAAACCAACCAGCTGTATGAAAAACACTCAacaactagcttttttttttttttacattgttaaTTTAACAAAGTCTGGTAATGCTTGCTTTGAGTTCTGTTTAAATTTCTGCTTATATAATGGATTAAGATAGTTTCTTTGGAAAATGAGAAGTTGTGTTACCTGCGTATACTTTAAGACCAGTGGTACCTGGATGAGATTCTGCTGACTGCACATACAGGAGCAGCAAATTGACAGTGGCTGTGGTTCTGACAAACATTTAACTGAGTAGCAGTACGTCTGCGGGAAGCCTGTACACGATGTTGCTAGCAACAACATACAGCCTCCATGGCTGTGCTCAGCGATTGCTACTTTATTTACACAATACTGATCTTGGGAACTGTATGACTTGATATGCAACATACATCATATTAATCGTCTTGAATTAAACACAAAAGGATTAGTAATTCTCTAGCTATTAAATTTTTTACTTACATGAGTTTCTaaacacttttttgtttaaataaatatgtcAAATAACGCAGGAGTGAGAGCAGgcgttttgttttggtattttgctCTTCTACTTTCCCCAGGCAAAGAGCTTTAATTTCTACTCTGAGAATAAAACTGCTCCCAACACGATGGATGACAGATAAGTGACAAAATCAGCAGCAGCTCCCTTATGTGGTACAGCAAACACCTATTTGGGTTTGTGAGGGCACGTCTGTTTCACGGAAGGCTGGCGAGCTGTTTGGAAACCACGTTTATAATACACTCTGCCAAGCTGATGCTCAGAGTTCAggcccatcaaatccatctcacCATCGTCCATGTCAAGCCACAAGTGTGTttggaaaaaattgaaaacaaatatgaaacaaGTAAGGTTTCAGCAGGACTGTTTAAAATCTGTTCAACGTAAATATGTATGAAGGTGAACAAACAAAGGTTAAAATCCCAAACATTTTACGTTAAGCCATTTTTACGATTGTTTACAGTGAGTGCAATGGCTTAACATTCATCTACTCAGAAAAGCTAATACACTAAATTCGAAATGGTCTGGATCTACTAAAACAAGTGCTGAATGTTAAAGTAACAGCAATCAACAGAAATGGTACAGTAAGTTGTTAGAACAAAATTTATAGTCTGCTTAATAGTGTATTTGGTTTAGATAAGTATTTAGttttactttcctctttttgACATGCATGTCTTTTTGAAAACATGGTTGGAAATATTGCATGTATACAATTGATTTAATAATACttacaagcagaaaaatatcacaaaaagtCTCTTCTCTCATCATGGGCACTTGTTCCAAAAATCCTCTCTTTTTTCTCAAGCTCACCTCAATTGACTTTGGGGTCATTTACCATAGTCTAACCACTTCACAAAGGTTGttgatacatttttaataaaaattaaccCTTTGTAGTTCATTTTTAGAATTATGCCcatccttaaaagaaaaacacaaacttaAGTAGAGagtaatttaaacaaaaacatcactGTTAAGTTCATGCCCAATGCACTCATTTTGTTGAATTAAACTAATCAGAATAACAGTTCACCTTGAAGCCAGGATCTCTGGAACTTTTCGTTTCCTCTTGAGAGAATCCATGTTTTCTAAAAGTACTGGGAGATATATCTATCCTCCTAAAAGTAAAGAAAGTACACACATATAATCTTGCTCGTAAGAAGAATCTGAAGTTTTTAGATCAAATGTCATTTAAAGCAGGCAAATATTTCCAAAGGTACTTAAAACTCcccatatttttccttttttttttttgctgaagctaGTTATATACTTGAATTATTCCAGAATTATTCCAGAGTTTAAGAGAAGGAAATCTGAAATACCCCTGAAATGTTAGACAGTGTCTAATAGCACCAACCTGTGGATTTCAGGGCTCTTCTTGTTTTTAGCTGCATCTTGTTCCATTCCTTTCTTTAGATATTTGGTAAAGCGTTCATTCAGTGTCATTACTGAAGACCCAAAGTGATGCTCTGTTGGGGGTTTGAGTAAACAATGCCAAAATATTAATACAGTTTTTGTAAAAAAGACAAAGCACATCAGTCCTACAGCTTAGTCAAATTCAGATGCAGGACTCATGAAGCACACTGGTGATGAGCTCGCTCTAATGCTGCTGACAAATTTCAGTTTCAATCTTGAAATTAACAATTTATTCAAGTGAGTCACAAATTCACTAGAATACACAAATTCTAAGCCATAGTCTATCTGAATATTGCTCAGGTAAAAACAAGAATGCCTCTTCTacctttccagaagaaaagtcaTTCATGTAAATAAAGACGACTCACGATTGGGCTGCTATTCTCATCTATGGCTGCTGTATCTCATCTATTCTCATCTATATAATTCTATTTACTGCTGGAAAACAACTCTTTCAGCAGTAACTAGAGTGCATGAAACCCACTTATCTGGGCAAGGGAGGAGTGAACCTTCATCTGAGGATACTTGGACTTCTGACCTACCTCTTACATGATGGACTATAGTCACTATGTGTTGAGCAAACAGTTCAGAAGGACTTCGCTGAGACTGAGCAGACTGAATATGATGGAAAATCGAACGAAATTCTTGCtcttttttgttgctgtgcaCAAGGTCACGACACAGCTTACGTTCCTGAGCCAATATGCCACTTGGACTAGAAAAAGAACAGACCACATGAAATTGAAGAACAGGGTAAAGGGAAGCAGTTTAAGATGATTAATGTTTCAGAAGTTGGAAGCTGACCACATTTTTTATGTAGTATTATGAAGGCACCTAAGAACATTCAATAGCATGAGCAGGATGCTTATTTAAACATCTCTAAAATACACTGATCTAGGTTACTGTAATAATTCAGGTCACTTGTTATTCTGTATTTGGAGGGCTGTGCAGGTATTAAACACTGACATCCTGTGAAACACAAGCCCGTTCTCACACCATTAGCTGGCTGTGATCTTTTGCTACTGTTCCTAAATTCTATATTAACCTCTAACATCCCACGGAGCTTATTAACACTTACTGGCTACTGCTgtacaaatgtattttgtattttctggaaTAACTTTTTACTGTCTTAAGATTTCTTGAAGCAATGCTGAAGTGGCTCTCAAAGCTTCCTAGAGTTTCAGTAATGCTATGTTGAGGATAAGAGTAGTTAAACACACTCCAGAGAATCAAATGTCATTTAAGCAGCACTGTAACTTTACCGTACCACTGAGCTTCTAGCAGCAAGAAGCTGTTGAGTACCTAACTCTTTCCAGAGCCTGGTGTAGCATGGAACCTGATGCAGAAGCATTTACATTCTGAACTAATCTTACATCTAGTTGTAGAAAAGATTAGGAAAAGTTGTTTAACCTTCATGCTATACTTTCACCATCTGCAAACTGGTAACGCCTCTAACCTCCCACCACAAAAAAAAGGGTCACACAAGTATTATaatgccagaaaaaaattacactctctctccaaaaaaaatgcaaattgtgATGCAATATTATTTAGCCTTCCTCACACTTGGCAAGCATATGAGGATCtcaggaagagaaacaggaaaaaaaatcgcTATTTAGCTTCTCAAAAAATAGCAAATACTTACCGTGCAAGATCTTCATCAAAGGAATCCATTCGAATATTGACCTGGGCCTCACGAGTAATGGAAAAGGAGGATTTGCCAGGAGCTAGCCCCTCTACTTTGGTGCCTGGTTTCTCCTTTACCTCAGAAGCCTTCCTTGGTGGGGGGGAAGAACTTTTTTCCTGGCTTGATTTGTAAGTGGTCACTCTAAAATTCTTTTCAGGAACAAACCCCCTGTGACCTGGTTCAGCTCTCTTGGATGctggtctctcttctttttttgatcTTTCAGAATAGCTTTCCTCCTCCATTTCATCGggtttcctttgcttctcttttccaggtGGCAAGAACACCACGCCCTCCCATTTTCCTGGCCTATCCTCTTCTTGACTTTTACTTGAAGTTGCTACGACTTTAGACATAAATTTGGGCTCATCATCAAATTCCGAATCTTTTCGGCCCTTTgccttgtctttcttttcctgctcatcTGTTTCCTCTTTGCCATAATGACTTTCCTTGTGGAACTCCGGGACCTTTAGCTTGTCAAAGTCATCCCGGAACTTGTAGCGCTTGGGTGACTGGCTGCTGCGGTATCCCTTCTCGGAGTCTGCTTTGGATGCATAGGGGTCAGATTTTGCCTTTCCATCTGTTGATCCCAACTCAGAgaaattccctttttctttagatttttctttttcaacatttGTTACTTTCTGTTCTTTGTCTTTCCCATTCTCAGTCTTCTGCTCTTCCAGATACCTGTTCATAAAACAGACATTACAGCAGTTCTCTTACTGAAAATCAAAGAGGTTAATACTTCAGTTGAAAGCAGTCAAATTTTAGAGAACACCAAGCTATGCACGTACAGAAAGCTGTCTCTAGGCCCTAAAATAGTTCAAATGTAAAGCAGATTACTCAGCCTGAATTTAGACTTTTAGTTCTCAATAAATTCAGCAAATATAGAAGAAAATGGATATGCAAAACTGATGAAATGAGGcttaagaacaaataaaaaacagcttACCCACAGattcattttaaggaaaatagtAACATCTTACCCAATCGGTTTATTTACTTACAAACCTGGTTCAGGAGAACAACACATCAAAACTTTCAAACTGGGCTGTTCTGCTTTAAACAACACACTGGAAATAAAAGCCTCAAAAGCTACTTCAAATTTTGGATGCAAGTTTCATAGGTAAGCTAAATATTTCATGACAGactgtaaatacaaataaaagcaaagaggTTAACAGaggagaatatttattttgctggcAGAAGACAAAACACTTCTAGTGAGAACAACAATTTAGCTAGTTTAAAGCATCAGAACTATGTTTTAAAGCATTCATTAAGCAAAACCCTAGCTTTGAGGAAACAGTGGTAAAGCCCAAAGTTCAGTGCTTTGGAAAGCCCAAACAAGAGTTACagctggtttttttatttttctttttaagtttcagACATCCTTAATATAGAATCAgttcaaaataactttaaaaataataaagaaaatatttaaaagcacttGTGAATGCTACcgtatcttttaaaacaaagtgtcACCTTCAGACACGAATCTGCAGTGGACTAACCAAGCAAACAGAAACATGGTAGGTTGATGCCTTCTGCATGGAAGGATGTCTTAATTTTAGTGATGACCTTGGTGCTTTAGTTTCTCATACTACCCACATACACAGGCACAAGCACTGCAACTACACCTGCCTTAGGCTGCTTGCAGCAGGACATGCAGTaagatttaattaaattttgctAATTTATAATACCTAATGCGATTCAAGAATGCAAtactaaaaaaaagtctttaactGAAAAGTAAATAGCTTAAGAAACGCAAGCTTCCAGTGTGCACTGTTGGGTTGCTAGAAAAATCTCATCGGGCACATCTTCACTTCAAGTGTTCAGGAGCTATGAACGTTTTTGCAGGGAACCTACGCAACCTTTAGAACTATCCAAGTCAGAAAACTAACTCCAACTTCCTACAACACAGGGCTAGGTCTGTATTTTGTTCTGTAATCTAGACAGTACCAGGCCCAAACAGCTGGCAGCTTGCTAGCATGGCACCCTGCACACACTGGGGCCTCATTCCAGCTGGAGCCTGCACGCACACCGAGAACCCTTACAGTGCTCATGGAGGGCGCCTACACATGCAAGCTGGCTTGTCAAAAAACACTGCAACACAACAAAACGCATCACTTGCCTTTTTGAGaaggctcctcctccaggagCTGTGGTTTCCTCCTTCTGAGATGTACTGTAAATCGAACTGATTGGTGTTGGACTTTTGCACACAGGGCTCTTCCTTGTTGGGCTCAAACCTGCCGAGCCATGGTCAAACGGACTCTGATGAGAGCCTGCCTGAAAGGAGGTGCTGCTGCTTTGTAAAGCAGAGCTCATCTGTGATGGGTTGGACAGCGGAGGGCTCGACTTTTGCAATGGACTTGGCCGAGGAGAACGACGCCTCACCACAACCGACTGGAGCGGGCTTTTTAATGCAGGACTGCGTTCCCTTGGGCTAAGTTCAGACACAGAAGCTCTTGACGCTGAACTTGTACCATAGGAGGTCATATCTTGCCATGGTTTTGATCCCTCAGATGCCTTGACATCTTGAGCCACTGCTCCTGAAAATGGCTGCTCCTTAGACTCATCACCTTGATTATCTCCTGCAGCCTGAGATGCCCGGGCATCCTTGGAAGatgactttttctcctttccagatTTACGCTTGGAAGATTCAACTCGGCTATGATTTGAGGAAGACCGGGAAGAGGAAGACCTCCTTGACCGATCAGAAGATGACTTATCAGAATTTCTAGAATGACTTCTAGACCTTGGTGAAGGAGACCTTCTCTTGGGTGAGCGAGAGCGTGACCTCCCTCTACGAGGGCTATACGCTTGGCGATAATTTTGCCAGTTTGACCTGTAATTCCCATATCCTCCTCGGTTATACTGGCCCCATGGATAAAACCCTCGATTTCGGCCACGAAAATAATACGGTCTCCTGTATCCTCTATTATGACCTCTGAAATCCCGGTTCTGATAGACTCTCGGATGGTTCCTTTCTCTGTTATGAGATGGAGAATATGATCTTGAACGGGACCTagaactgataaaagaaaaaaattacacaaacattttaaagtttattcttCTGTCACAACTTTTTATTCAAAgccttataaaaaaataatttgaaaaattaatttctaagcttttaaaagtaatttctttggTCTACCCTCATCCAATTGAGGTATTACACTTTGCCCTCAATAAATTGCCATGGAAATAACTTGTATCTGTGATACTGCCAAACAAATATTTGACTTCAGGATCACTGCAGAGACCATGATGGGAACACGTTGCTCTTCATTTTTCTAGGATGAACCATGGCTGCTATCCAGCTTTAGAAAAAGTGACATATCTCAAACTTCCAGCCCATTATAACTCAAGGTCAAGGTTATACCTCATCTTAGATCTCCTCCATAAAGAAGTATTTCTTTATGCATCTCATGCTACCATTATTGGAACAGATCCAAAATCTTCCTGTTGTGTCCCTCAGTTCTCTCATGTGCTTTTGCAATTCTGATAATCAAGACGAAAGCCCACTTCTTTGCCAGGCAGGTTAAATAAATTGCTACACCTCAACATGAGAAGAGCAGTACTGGAGCCAGCAGCACACTGCTCTATAGTTTTAAGTTTCAAAAGGTGCACCCCTTGCCACAATTCAGAAGCTGGAGCTCCAAACAAGTGGGGCAGCAGAGGGATGCACTTGCTCTCCAGCCTGACGCCACAAGATGGCACTGTTCAGTGTCCCTCTGTTCGCCTCCATGCCATGCACCAACATTCATAAAGGACAGAACTGAATCCAAGACAAGTACAAAGCCTGTAAGAATACAGATTTAAGTGGCAAAACATTAAGGGCTAATTGTTCCAATAGTCTCTTGCACTAAAGTTTTGGAGCTGCAGCTGTGTAACTGTTTGAAAGCCACACCGTAGCCCAGGATAAAATGCCAGCTTTACAGTAAATATTTCACAGCTGTTGGAAAAACACAAACTTCTGCTGAAAGTCTGAGATTTTAGCAACTTTGCATTAGTAAAACAGAGAAAGCATCCAAACTAGTAAGTTTAAATAGAAAAGAGGTTTTTCCAAATGGAATTTTAGTAAATAATATTCACTGAAACCATTCCCACAGTTCCTTCTTTAGAGCCAGTCAGCTCTAAAACTCTCACTGGTCATACTCCAATAGACGTGTGTTGCCAGTCTGTAAAAGAAGTACAGCTCACTGCTGCCCCCTCTCCACTCACACCCCAAACCCCCAGAACGTAAGGGAATGCAATGCTGCCGTTAGAATTCCTACAAGATTAGCGTACACCCATTCAGAGAaaaacttttgttctgtttttattttttccacctaTCAAATACATTACAGTTTAGCAGGAAACAGTTTACTCATACCATAGTCATTGCTAGCAAACAGTTTAATGATAATTTTAACATATGCTTCATCCTttacttcaaacaaacaaaaaaacctatgcAACTTATCTGAGACACTTCCTCATTCAAACGACGACGAGAAGGAAAAGCACAGAGGCAGATGGCAAGAACCTACTACAACGAGCCCTAGTCAAAAGCACTAAGAACACATATGCTCCCATTTTCAGACAACTGCTGCATTTGTGATCAATTACCAGCACGGGACCTGTTGTACACCACTTCCAAAATCTGTTCTATCATTTGAGAGAGGCTTGCAGCAGGAAAATTTCACTCCAAAAGTGGCAGAGATTTTTTTACAATAAatctttttagaaaaatacagtaaacatTATGCAAAAGAAACACCGCAAGTAATAATCCTCCCAACTCTGCCAGCCCCTGTAGCTAGCCAGCTAACACACACTGCTCCAGTTCTAAAGCACCTACCATTTTACAAtaggtaaaaatgaaaaataaagtcataaagaaagcaagaaatattAGGCAGACTCCAACATGGCAATACAACTTTGAACAGTAAACCTACCAAATGAAGAGTAGAACAATTTTTGTGGTGTACGCTGAAGCCCACAATAATGGACTTTTATGCCAAGATACCATGATACCTACCTCAGAGAATATCCTAATGCCATACAAGATGACTTGCCTGTACTAACCCCCTccattttgattctttttttaaaaaaggagttaTTTACAAAGCACAAGTAGATTcggcagcagcacagagg encodes the following:
- the THRAP3 gene encoding thyroid hormone receptor-associated protein 3 isoform X1, which encodes MSKTNKSKSGSRSSRSRSGSRSRSRSFSKSRSRSRSVSRSRKRRLSSRSRSRSYSPSHNRERNHPRVYQNRDFRGHNRGYRRPYYFRGRNRGFYPWGQYNRGGYGNYRSNWQNYRQAYSPRRGRSRSRSPKRRSPSPRSRSHSRNSDKSSSDRSRRSSSSRSSSNHSRVESSKRKSGKEKKSSSKDARASQAAGDNQGDESKEQPFSGAVAQDVKASEGSKPWQDMTSYGTSSASRASVSELSPRERSPALKSPLQSVVVRRRSPRPSPLQKSSPPLSNPSQMSSALQSSSTSFQAGSHQSPFDHGSAGLSPTRKSPVCKSPTPISSIYSTSQKEETTAPGGGAFSKRYLEEQKTENGKDKEQKVTNVEKEKSKEKGNFSELGSTDGKAKSDPYASKADSEKGYRSSQSPKRYKFRDDFDKLKVPEFHKESHYGKEETDEQEKKDKAKGRKDSEFDDEPKFMSKVVATSSKSQEEDRPGKWEGVVFLPPGKEKQRKPDEMEEESYSERSKKEERPASKRAEPGHRGFVPEKNFRVTTYKSSQEKSSSPPPRKASEVKEKPGTKVEGLAPGKSSFSITREAQVNIRMDSFDEDLARPSGILAQERKLCRDLVHSNKKEQEFRSIFHHIQSAQSQRSPSELFAQHIVTIVHHVREHHFGSSVMTLNERFTKYLKKGMEQDAAKNKKSPEIHRRIDISPSTFRKHGFSQEETKSSRDPGFKAEGKYKDDPVDLRLDIERRKKHKERDLKRDKSRESVDSRDSSHSRERSTEKTEKSHKGSKKKKHRRVRERSRSSSSSSRSSHSVKAEEYPEETEEREESTTGFDKSRLGTKEFTGPNERGRARGTFQFRARGRGWGRGNFSGNNNSNSGGNNDFQKRSRDEEWDPEYTPKSKKYYLHDDREGEGADKWVNRGRGRGAFPRGRGRFMFRKSSTSPKWAHDKFSGEEGEIEDDESGTENREEKDTLQTTAE
- the THRAP3 gene encoding thyroid hormone receptor-associated protein 3 isoform X2, whose translation is MSKTNKSKSGSRSSRSRSGSRSRSRSFSKSRSRSRSVSRSRKRRLSSRSRSRSYSPSHNRERNHPRVYQNRDFRGHNRGYRRPYYFRGRNRGFYPWGQYNRGGYGNYRSNWQNYRQAYSPRRGRSRSRSPKRRSPSPRSRSHSRNSDKSSSDRSRRSSSSRSSSNHSRVESSKRKSGKEKKSSSKDARASQAAGDNQGDESKEQPFSGAVAQDVKASEGSKPWQDMTSYGTSSASRASVSELSPRERSPALKSPLQSVVVRRRSPRPSPLQKSSPPLSNPSQMSSALQSSSTSFQAGSHQSPFDHGSAGLSPTRKSPVCKSPTPISSIYSTSQKEETTAPGGGAFSKRYLEEQKTENGKDKEQKVTNVEKEKSKEKGNFSELGSTDGKAKSDPYASKADSEKGYRSSQSPKRYKFRDDFDKLKVPEFHKESHYGKEETDEQEKKDKAKGRKDSEFDDEPKFMSKVVATSSKSQEEDRPGKWEGVVFLPPGKEKQRKPDEMEEESYSERSKKEERPASKRAEPGHRGFVPEKNFRVTTYKSSQEKSSSPPPRKASEVKEKPGTKVEGLAPGKSSFSITREAQVNIRMDSFDEDLARPSGILAQERKLCRDLVHSNKKEQEFRSIFHHIQSAQSQRSPSELFAQHIVTIVHHVREHHFGSSVMTLNERFTKYLKKGMEQDAAKNKKSPEIHRRIDISPSTFRKHGFSQEETKSSRDPGFKAEGKYKDDPVDLRLDIERRKKHKERDLKRDKSRESVDSRDSSHSRERSTEKTEKSHKGSKKKKHRRVRERSRSSSSSSRSSHSVKAEEYPEETEEREESTTGFDKSRLGTKEFTGPNERGRARGTFFRARGRGWGRGNFSGNNNSNSGGNNDFQKRSRDEEWDPEYTPKSKKYYLHDDREGEGADKWVNRGRGRGAFPRGRGRFMFRKSSTSPKWAHDKFSGEEGEIEDDESGTENREEKDTLQTTAE